A stretch of Acidobacteriota bacterium DNA encodes these proteins:
- a CDS encoding ABC transporter ATP-binding protein: MLELKGVCKSFSDESTSQFERFTALGPIDLRVERGSFVTLIGVSGCGKTTLLRSISGLTKPSAGRISWDNTSVDGPSPSIMLVPQNYSASLFPWLTVKENIAIGLEYLNLNSAAIERRVKQALETVGLHKDWARYPRELSGGMQQRAAVARALARKPQVLLMDEPYGALDAITKSRLEDELLDIWRRSEPRMTVLFVTHDPEEAIYMADRLLVMKGPPGSLAADIQIQLPRPRQHSTKKSDDFDQYRHQILDALERLK, encoded by the coding sequence GTGCTCGAACTGAAAGGGGTCTGCAAGAGTTTCAGTGACGAAAGCACTTCGCAATTCGAGCGATTTACTGCCCTAGGGCCAATTGATCTTCGTGTCGAGCGCGGCAGCTTTGTAACCCTCATCGGGGTATCCGGGTGCGGAAAAACCACATTGTTGCGTTCGATTTCTGGATTAACCAAGCCGTCGGCCGGCAGAATCTCCTGGGACAATACTTCGGTTGATGGACCAAGCCCATCAATAATGCTTGTACCCCAGAACTATTCCGCCTCTCTATTCCCCTGGCTCACGGTCAAAGAAAACATCGCGATAGGCTTAGAATACCTCAATCTAAACTCTGCAGCTATCGAACGACGTGTCAAGCAAGCTCTAGAGACGGTAGGACTCCACAAAGACTGGGCCCGGTACCCAAGAGAACTCTCAGGCGGCATGCAGCAAAGAGCAGCCGTCGCGCGAGCCCTCGCCAGGAAACCACAAGTACTCCTCATGGATGAGCCATACGGCGCACTTGACGCGATCACTAAGTCGCGCCTCGAAGATGAACTTTTAGATATTTGGCGACGCTCAGAACCGAGGATGACGGTACTCTTTGTAACACATGACCCCGAAGAAGCTATTTACATGGCTGACCGCTTATTAGTAATGAAAGGACCACCCGGATCTCTAGCAGCTGACATTCAAATCCAACTGCCTCGACCTCGCCAGCACTCTACCAAGAAATCAGATGATTTTGATCAATATAGGCATCAGATACTCGACGCGCTGGAGAGGCTGAAATGA